One part of the Sphingobium yanoikuyae genome encodes these proteins:
- the ubiB gene encoding 2-polyprenylphenol 6-hydroxylase: MTTHATHIWRLLKWGRTLARHGALTGIERDPLTPTPVRRLVRLARFGARVPKQPRYADAFQSIGPAAIKLGQTLATRPDLVGEEAANDLLRLQDALPPVPFETIRAQIEQSFGRPLEQVYTRFDELPVGAASIAQVHRAVTSDGREVAVKVIRPGVIDQFNRDIQTYEWAAAHVEMLGGEVARLRPRLVIANMKRWTARELDLRREAASASELAEAMEAMPGYRIPAIDWDRTTGKVMTMEWIDGIKISDRDALIAAGHDLKDIAARLVNAFLRQAIAEGFFHADMHQGNLFVKGNGDIVAIDFGIMGRIDRRARMWLAEILYGLITGNYKRVAEIHFEAQYVPGHHNVDEFATALRAVGEPMRGKPASELSVGGMLDGLFAITRDFDMQTQPHLLLLQKTMVMVEGVAHQLDPEINMWETSGPYVKEWLRTELGPEAKAADALIENWRLIQRLPALVRRIEDAFPEKGGAPPPLPLGDVKLIQVGGGWRYGLVALLAAAIGAGAMAAATTFF, encoded by the coding sequence ATGACCACCCACGCGACTCATATCTGGCGGCTCCTGAAATGGGGCCGAACACTCGCACGCCATGGCGCCCTCACTGGCATAGAACGCGATCCGCTGACGCCCACACCCGTGCGCCGGCTGGTGCGTCTGGCCCGCTTCGGCGCGCGCGTGCCCAAGCAGCCACGCTATGCCGATGCGTTCCAGTCGATCGGCCCGGCCGCGATCAAGCTGGGCCAGACGCTGGCGACCCGCCCCGATCTGGTCGGCGAGGAAGCCGCGAACGACCTGCTGCGGCTGCAGGACGCCCTGCCCCCGGTCCCGTTCGAGACGATCCGCGCCCAGATCGAGCAGAGCTTCGGCCGGCCGCTGGAGCAGGTCTATACCCGCTTCGACGAACTGCCCGTGGGCGCCGCGTCGATCGCGCAGGTCCATCGCGCCGTCACCAGCGACGGCCGCGAGGTCGCGGTGAAGGTGATCCGCCCTGGCGTGATCGACCAGTTCAACCGCGACATCCAGACCTATGAATGGGCTGCCGCCCATGTCGAGATGCTGGGCGGCGAAGTCGCCCGCCTGCGCCCGCGTCTGGTGATCGCCAATATGAAGCGCTGGACGGCCCGCGAATTGGACCTGCGGCGCGAGGCGGCATCGGCATCGGAACTGGCCGAGGCGATGGAGGCGATGCCGGGCTATCGCATTCCCGCGATCGACTGGGATCGCACGACCGGCAAGGTCATGACGATGGAATGGATCGACGGCATCAAGATCTCCGATCGCGATGCGCTGATCGCCGCCGGCCATGACCTCAAGGACATCGCCGCGCGGCTGGTCAACGCCTTCCTGCGCCAGGCGATCGCCGAGGGCTTCTTCCACGCGGACATGCATCAGGGCAATTTGTTCGTGAAGGGCAATGGCGACATTGTCGCGATCGATTTCGGCATCATGGGCCGGATCGATCGGCGCGCGCGCATGTGGTTGGCCGAGATTCTCTATGGCCTGATCACCGGCAACTACAAGCGCGTCGCCGAAATCCATTTCGAGGCGCAATATGTGCCCGGCCATCACAATGTCGACGAGTTCGCCACCGCGCTGCGCGCCGTGGGCGAGCCGATGCGCGGCAAGCCGGCCAGCGAGTTGTCGGTCGGCGGCATGCTGGACGGACTGTTCGCCATCACCCGCGATTTCGACATGCAGACCCAGCCGCATCTGCTGCTGCTGCAGAAGACGATGGTGATGGTCGAGGGCGTCGCCCATCAGCTCGATCCCGAAATCAACATGTGGGAGACGAGCGGCCCCTATGTGAAGGAATGGCTGCGCACCGAATTGGGGCCGGAAGCCAAGGCCGCTGATGCGCTGATCGAGAATTGGCGCCTGATTCAGCGGCTGCCGGCGCTGGTCCGCCGCATCGAAGACGCCTTCCCCGAAAAGGGCGGTGCCCCGCCGCCGCTGCCGCTGGGCGACGTGAAGCTGATCCAGGTGGGCGGCGGCTGGCGCTATGGGCTGGTTGCGCTGCTGGCGGCGGCGATCGGCGCCGGGGCGATGGCCGCCGCCACGACCTTCTTCTAA